Proteins encoded in a region of the Candidatus Moanabacter tarae genome:
- the btuB_1 gene encoding Vitamin B12 transporter BtuB, giving the protein MRYSNPLGTARKRLLASAGILLLFPTSFGEEGKKDSFKIEKELDPYFVVSTRTRQPLSQASPSISVVTSDKFQRGQYQTLDEILNQTTGMSLATTGQIGGVTSLFTRGSNSDHTVILLDGRKLNGGFSGNYNLAQLNLDNLERIEVMRGASSTLYGAEGIGGVVSLFSRSQSMEKMKPRLEAEVGSYGTFRNKMSAGLANDRAEMTIGASYLTTDNQEPNCHYQITNLMTRGRAKISKSLDFDFTSIFFDALSGNPDNRKAPTYPAMEDFQATRTWLLSPGIDYQLNEKLNIRLFYAQSEDNLESKTSSFLLHTNSETKTNEVDLQVDWTVGKYFSTTGGAVYRNEDFLQKDLESKVTTFDKNWNSLSIYFQTQWQPAEGFYVSGGGRFDDYSDFGSPMTGNLMFGKSFSSLGSSLFGKLATAYSVPQAVDLYGLFGNPSLNAEESDSWELGFRQELWSNFIRFETTYFANNISNLIAGFPLLNIGNAQTKGLEFSVTLAPDDRVQVYANYTFLEAEDRNDNLRLLRRPRHSGSLGIHLLPSSKTTAGFYLRFNSDSVDIDGGTFTRIAAQDYVVARLYGSYRINEKVEIFGRIENLFNHQYDEVDGFKALDRATYLGARIILGQN; this is encoded by the coding sequence ATGAGATATTCAAATCCCTTGGGAACAGCGAGAAAACGACTCTTGGCAAGCGCGGGAATACTACTGCTTTTCCCGACTAGCTTTGGAGAAGAGGGAAAGAAGGATAGTTTTAAAATTGAGAAGGAGCTGGATCCCTACTTTGTCGTCTCGACCCGTACACGTCAGCCTCTAAGTCAAGCATCTCCTTCAATTTCGGTTGTAACAAGTGACAAATTTCAAAGAGGGCAATACCAGACGCTGGACGAAATTCTAAACCAAACAACTGGTATGAGTTTAGCGACTACGGGGCAGATTGGTGGAGTCACTTCCCTTTTCACACGGGGCTCGAATAGTGACCATACTGTCATACTTCTCGATGGGAGAAAACTAAACGGAGGTTTCTCGGGTAATTATAACTTGGCACAACTCAACCTGGATAATCTTGAAAGAATCGAAGTAATGAGAGGCGCCTCCTCTACTCTTTATGGAGCGGAAGGTATAGGCGGCGTCGTTAGCTTATTCAGTAGGTCGCAGAGTATGGAGAAAATGAAGCCACGTCTTGAAGCGGAAGTTGGATCTTACGGAACCTTTCGAAATAAAATGAGTGCCGGATTGGCAAATGATCGCGCAGAGATGACGATAGGCGCTTCCTATCTAACAACGGACAATCAGGAACCAAATTGCCACTATCAGATCACAAACTTGATGACCCGTGGTAGGGCTAAAATATCTAAATCGCTCGATTTTGACTTTACATCAATCTTCTTCGATGCCCTCTCTGGAAATCCAGACAACCGTAAGGCTCCTACATATCCAGCTATGGAGGACTTCCAAGCCACGCGCACCTGGCTTCTGTCTCCTGGGATTGACTACCAACTCAACGAGAAGCTTAACATCCGCCTATTCTATGCCCAATCTGAAGACAATCTCGAATCGAAGACATCGAGTTTCCTCCTTCACACGAATTCGGAAACAAAAACAAACGAAGTGGACCTCCAAGTAGACTGGACAGTTGGAAAATATTTTTCAACAACCGGCGGAGCTGTTTATCGGAACGAAGATTTTCTTCAAAAGGACCTCGAATCCAAAGTCACTACATTCGATAAGAATTGGAACAGTCTCAGTATCTACTTCCAGACACAATGGCAGCCAGCGGAAGGATTTTATGTCAGTGGAGGAGGTCGCTTTGATGACTATTCTGACTTTGGAAGCCCAATGACAGGGAACCTTATGTTTGGAAAATCATTTTCATCACTTGGGTCTAGTTTATTTGGAAAATTGGCCACAGCCTACTCGGTACCCCAGGCTGTTGATCTTTATGGTTTATTTGGCAACCCTAGTCTCAATGCTGAGGAAAGCGATTCATGGGAATTAGGGTTCCGACAGGAACTATGGTCTAATTTCATTCGCTTTGAAACCACCTACTTTGCGAATAATATATCAAATTTGATCGCCGGATTTCCTCTTCTAAACATTGGCAACGCGCAAACAAAGGGATTGGAATTCTCTGTCACCCTTGCTCCTGATGACAGAGTTCAAGTCTACGCAAACTACACTTTCTTGGAGGCAGAGGATAGGAACGACAACCTCCGACTGCTCCGCCGACCCCGCCACAGCGGATCCCTAGGAATCCATCTTCTTCCTTCTTCCAAAACTACGGCTGGTTTCTATCTTCGTTTTAATAGCGACTCCGTTGATATAGATGGAGGTACATTCACCCGTATCGCAGCACAGGATTACGTCGTGGCACGTCTTTATGGGAGCTATCGAATCAATGAGAAGGTCGAGATTTTTGGCCGAATCGAAAATCTCTTTAACCATCAGTATGACGAGGTGGACGGTTTCAAGGCCCTTGATCGGGCCACCTATCTGGGTGCTCGAATTATCCTTGGTCAAAACTAG
- the btuF gene encoding Vitamin B12-binding protein — translation MKTGEVMRGRLRYYLIGFGLGCLLLIVLPRPIRRSGIEKDPGAFHGHYPVRIDDGFGREVEVNYRPRRIISLAPSVTEILFRLGGEKQLVGNTKFCSYPPGAEAIEKVGGIRQPSLEKIIQLQADVVLGTVLSPVSLYERFEAMNIKAIAFRHGDFEGVLEDIRSIGRITGKIGETIRLISSIEEKRQRIEERLRNKVNKPRPRVVLLYGLRGLYSAGAGSWAGDLIELCHADNIAASASSTWPQLSLEGILVADPEVLILAVPTKDQGLWESGDELLLLRKDEVWRNVSAVRNGRVEVIDSEILEIPGPRMIDALETLARAIHPELFEQSGHIP, via the coding sequence ATGAAAACAGGAGAGGTTATGAGAGGGCGGTTGAGATATTACTTGATCGGATTCGGTTTGGGATGTTTACTGCTAATAGTTCTTCCACGCCCGATTAGACGAAGTGGAATAGAGAAAGACCCAGGAGCTTTTCATGGGCATTATCCAGTAAGAATTGACGATGGGTTTGGCCGGGAAGTGGAGGTGAATTACAGGCCGAGGCGTATTATATCGTTGGCGCCGAGTGTAACGGAAATTCTTTTCCGGTTAGGAGGGGAAAAGCAGTTAGTTGGAAATACGAAGTTCTGTTCCTATCCCCCTGGAGCAGAAGCGATTGAAAAGGTAGGAGGAATACGACAGCCTAGTCTTGAGAAAATTATTCAGTTACAGGCTGACGTAGTATTAGGAACGGTATTGAGTCCTGTATCTCTTTATGAGCGCTTTGAAGCGATGAATATTAAAGCAATTGCATTTCGTCACGGTGATTTCGAAGGGGTTTTGGAGGATATTCGTTCCATTGGTAGGATAACAGGAAAGATTGGTGAGACGATTCGATTGATCAGTTCCATAGAGGAAAAGCGACAGAGAATAGAGGAAAGGCTCCGAAACAAGGTAAACAAACCACGCCCAAGGGTTGTTCTTCTCTACGGGTTAAGAGGACTCTATAGTGCGGGAGCGGGATCCTGGGCCGGGGATTTAATCGAGCTATGCCATGCTGATAACATAGCGGCCTCGGCATCGTCAACTTGGCCACAGTTGTCTTTGGAGGGAATCTTAGTAGCTGATCCTGAGGTTCTCATCCTTGCGGTGCCAACTAAGGATCAAGGCCTCTGGGAGTCAGGGGATGAGCTATTGTTGCTAAGAAAAGACGAAGTTTGGCGGAATGTATCGGCGGTTCGAAATGGCCGGGTGGAAGTTATCGATAGCGAAATTTTGGAAATCCCAGGCCCGAGAATGATCGATGCACTCGAAACTCTAGCGAGAGCGATTCATCCCGAACTATTTGAGCAGTCAGGACATATCCCGTAG
- the def gene encoding Peptide deformylase — MILRVTEYDEPVLRCKGERVKRFDADLKQLTQDMLETMYAKKGIGLAAQQIGQKKMVCVVDLLEAARELNLEFRWDNRFLPIDLIMPLIMINPTISFQSENKSSYEEGCLSFPGIHGPIYRSESIEVDYLDLEGSSHRLECNNLLARVIQHETDHLNGILFIDRMGTDTLDEIKDDLQAMKKNTRARLRSLAQCLGTEKPDSER, encoded by the coding sequence ATGATTCTAAGAGTGACAGAGTACGATGAACCGGTCCTTCGTTGCAAAGGAGAAAGGGTCAAGAGATTTGACGCGGACCTCAAGCAACTAACTCAAGATATGTTAGAGACCATGTATGCTAAAAAAGGGATCGGTCTAGCCGCTCAACAGATCGGCCAGAAGAAGATGGTCTGTGTCGTAGATCTTCTGGAAGCCGCTCGCGAACTCAATCTTGAATTTCGTTGGGATAATCGTTTCCTTCCAATAGATCTGATTATGCCTCTGATTATGATAAATCCCACCATATCTTTTCAGTCGGAGAACAAGTCTTCCTACGAGGAAGGTTGCCTCTCCTTTCCGGGTATCCATGGACCCATCTATCGCTCCGAATCCATCGAAGTAGACTACTTAGATCTTGAGGGTAGCTCCCATCGGCTGGAATGCAATAATCTCCTCGCTCGCGTCATTCAGCATGAAACTGATCACCTCAACGGAATTCTGTTCATCGATCGCATGGGAACAGATACTCTAGATGAAATCAAGGATGATCTCCAGGCCATGAAGAAGAACACTCGAGCTCGGCTCAGGAGCCTTGCCCAATGTCTAGGAACCGAAAAACCCGACAGCGAGAGGTAA
- the zur gene encoding Zinc-specific metallo-regulatory protein, translating to MSRNRKTRQREVISHIVEQTRRPLTAKEIFLAGRLDVPTLGLRTVYRQIGRLVNEGKLVSLDFPGQPTRFETVRGGSHPHFICNRCRRVFDFERAASSPVYQAPPGFSIDGTEIVFYGICPDCSNSSG from the coding sequence ATGTCTAGGAACCGAAAAACCCGACAGCGAGAGGTAATATCTCACATCGTCGAGCAGACTCGGCGACCCCTCACCGCAAAGGAGATTTTCTTGGCTGGTCGCCTCGATGTTCCCACTCTTGGTCTGCGGACCGTCTACCGACAAATTGGCCGGTTGGTAAATGAAGGAAAACTTGTCAGTCTCGACTTCCCCGGACAACCAACCCGTTTTGAAACCGTTCGGGGGGGCTCCCACCCCCACTTTATATGTAATCGGTGCCGGAGGGTATTCGATTTTGAGAGAGCGGCTTCGTCTCCTGTTTATCAGGCTCCTCCGGGCTTTTCTATTGATGGTACCGAAATCGTCTTCTACGGGATATGTCCTGACTGCTCAAATAGTTCGGGATGA
- a CDS encoding putative sulfate transporter produces the protein MSNLDPFPIRHSFRNYRSTDAQRDFWSGLNVALLAFPQGMAYALIAGLPIEYGVYGSAVAALIGPLFSGSRFIILGPTNATSILLFTTFLGLNFAASEKLALLPVLLLLVGLFLVLGALLRVADLIQYISHSVITGYITAAALLIIANQTRSILGVSFELPPGTTIVGIISLTVQHLNQTDIPSILLSAATVLILVVLNRKFLTFPNIAITLIIASLIAGIINTLPTKAIEGDISSSSLQMLNAIDSSEWSLKIPKIGSAAVGNLAISALVIAFLCILEGASIGKSLAARSGKRFNTNQEMLGMGIANIACSFSGGMPASGSLSRSSLNYNSNATSPFSSIISGLICTFVAALFGGLVAYVPKAALGVVVISIGLSLINRYDINVSLKTTKSDAIVFTTTFLSALLVKLEFGILLGTITSIFLFVRKAAVPELIEYTASKDGDLAPLEKGKSRHDPEVSIVHVEGELFFGAAELFRDQMRRLVEDSNLKVVILKMRNAHHLDSTSALALIELVRNMREIGRYLLVSEAREEVFQVFRNSGLIEVIGSENIFPEDSQNPTLSTAQALRRAKEIVGGKRTRVSIFTKGGKNS, from the coding sequence ATGTCCAACCTCGATCCTTTCCCTATTCGGCATTCGTTCCGCAACTACCGTTCAACGGATGCGCAGCGCGATTTTTGGAGCGGTCTAAACGTCGCCCTTCTCGCCTTCCCACAAGGAATGGCTTACGCTTTGATTGCCGGTCTTCCAATCGAGTACGGGGTCTACGGTTCAGCCGTTGCCGCTTTGATCGGGCCACTCTTTTCCGGGTCAAGATTCATCATTCTGGGACCAACTAATGCGACGTCGATTCTTCTGTTTACGACCTTCCTCGGTCTCAATTTTGCAGCATCGGAGAAATTAGCACTTCTGCCTGTCCTCCTTCTACTGGTTGGCCTATTCCTTGTTCTTGGAGCCTTACTAAGAGTCGCTGACCTCATTCAGTATATTTCGCACTCGGTGATCACCGGTTACATTACGGCTGCAGCCCTGCTGATCATCGCCAATCAAACACGCAGCATCCTCGGAGTGTCATTTGAGCTTCCACCCGGCACAACCATAGTGGGGATCATTAGTCTTACTGTACAACACCTTAACCAAACTGATATCCCCTCGATTCTTCTGAGCGCAGCCACTGTCCTCATTCTAGTCGTACTGAATCGCAAATTCCTTACCTTTCCCAATATCGCAATCACCTTAATTATTGCATCCCTCATCGCCGGGATAATTAACACCCTCCCGACAAAAGCGATCGAGGGTGATATTAGTTCATCCTCATTGCAAATGCTGAATGCCATCGATTCTTCGGAATGGTCTCTCAAAATTCCTAAGATCGGTAGCGCTGCAGTCGGTAACCTGGCTATTTCAGCTCTTGTGATTGCCTTTCTCTGTATTCTAGAAGGAGCTTCAATTGGAAAGTCGTTAGCCGCCCGGTCAGGGAAACGATTCAATACTAATCAAGAGATGCTAGGTATGGGAATAGCCAACATTGCCTGTTCTTTTTCCGGAGGGATGCCGGCATCCGGGTCCCTAAGTCGCTCCAGCCTAAACTACAACAGCAATGCCACATCACCTTTCTCAAGTATCATCAGCGGTCTTATTTGTACTTTTGTCGCCGCCCTTTTTGGAGGATTAGTTGCCTATGTTCCCAAAGCCGCCTTGGGAGTTGTTGTAATCTCTATTGGGCTATCTCTAATCAACCGTTACGATATCAACGTGTCTCTGAAAACAACCAAGTCTGACGCTATAGTATTCACTACTACTTTCCTTTCCGCTTTGTTAGTTAAACTCGAGTTCGGGATCCTTTTGGGCACCATAACTTCAATTTTCCTCTTTGTTCGCAAAGCGGCTGTTCCCGAATTAATCGAGTATACTGCCAGTAAAGATGGAGACCTCGCTCCTTTGGAAAAAGGAAAATCCCGTCACGATCCGGAAGTCTCAATTGTTCATGTTGAAGGTGAACTCTTCTTCGGGGCCGCCGAGCTTTTCCGCGATCAGATGCGACGTCTTGTAGAGGATTCTAATCTCAAGGTGGTAATCTTAAAGATGCGGAATGCCCACCATCTTGACTCGACCAGTGCCCTCGCGCTCATCGAACTAGTTCGAAACATGCGTGAAATCGGGCGCTACTTGTTGGTCAGTGAGGCTCGCGAAGAAGTTTTTCAGGTCTTTCGAAACTCAGGCCTAATTGAAGTCATTGGGAGTGAGAACATCTTCCCGGAAGATTCCCAGAACCCGACCCTCTCAACTGCCCAAGCTTTGCGGAGAGCCAAGGAAATAGTCGGGGGGAAAAGAACCCGCGTCAGCATCTTCACTAAGGGAGGGAAGAACTCCTAA
- the smc_1 gene encoding Chromosome partition protein Smc, whose amino-acid sequence MNKTLLLIICDFLLLSLLALARFDLPDGTRKEEEMLEIKKEALVDEDLMEVLKLSLELEEANRAGLISQLQVTKAKLGVVAERLNSVTEDLDKTSNRLVEAQWDANRLDKEKEELSQANRLLQDDKLKLSNRFDTIQEELVFADRERRSMAETLYKVREEAVTGKERLRFVQEQLQNKDMEVTQAGERIKALEKEKNSAQIRRQRLETELKIVETENRMLEQNLITTNLQIETVRLEKEAIQKQTAQLVEGVAVLAESSSAIHEEIRQIQPLSANAIFSKFSQSRGEVVFQTLARSGKRKEVSVPSALVSSGKTAIAVFDADRTPFGMEDSPSKYSSVTAYFVLGGRKMLLGEVSHLSIDPRVMGARVAPSFVAADGFKAIRLSHDPYRFPDAVLISDTADYYGESSFKIETSRGDYLKMQSRLFNRLFGEFSPEKGDFVLARSGDILGLMINKQYCVLLDSLDFSFEIPVGSLYSQEEAETVARIVRSIHSQQPIELQ is encoded by the coding sequence ATGAATAAGACACTTCTCTTAATTATTTGTGACTTTTTGCTCCTCAGCTTACTGGCTTTGGCGCGATTTGATTTACCAGATGGGACTCGGAAAGAGGAGGAGATGTTGGAGATTAAAAAGGAAGCATTGGTGGATGAGGACCTCATGGAAGTACTCAAACTCTCTCTTGAGTTGGAGGAGGCAAACAGGGCTGGATTAATCAGCCAATTACAAGTGACAAAAGCTAAATTGGGCGTGGTAGCAGAAAGGTTAAATTCTGTAACGGAAGACCTTGATAAAACGTCAAATCGTTTGGTGGAAGCACAGTGGGACGCGAATCGACTAGATAAAGAGAAAGAAGAATTGAGCCAAGCCAACAGATTGCTGCAGGATGATAAGCTTAAGCTATCAAACCGATTTGACACCATCCAGGAGGAATTAGTCTTTGCCGATCGCGAAAGAAGATCTATGGCCGAGACACTTTACAAGGTTAGAGAAGAGGCTGTAACGGGGAAGGAGAGGCTACGTTTCGTGCAGGAACAACTGCAAAACAAAGATATGGAAGTTACACAGGCAGGAGAGCGGATTAAGGCTCTTGAAAAGGAGAAAAATAGTGCACAAATTCGAAGACAGCGATTGGAAACTGAACTTAAAATAGTGGAAACTGAGAACCGGATGTTAGAACAAAATTTAATAACGACTAACCTTCAGATTGAAACAGTAAGGTTGGAAAAAGAAGCTATTCAGAAACAAACAGCGCAGCTAGTTGAAGGAGTGGCAGTTCTAGCTGAATCCTCCAGTGCTATTCACGAAGAGATTCGGCAGATCCAACCGCTTTCAGCTAACGCTATATTCAGCAAGTTCAGCCAGAGCAGAGGAGAGGTTGTTTTCCAGACTCTGGCCCGCAGCGGAAAACGAAAGGAAGTATCGGTTCCAAGTGCTTTAGTTTCTTCGGGTAAGACGGCAATAGCAGTATTTGACGCTGACCGTACCCCTTTCGGCATGGAGGATTCTCCCTCCAAATATAGTTCGGTTACGGCCTACTTCGTTCTGGGTGGGAGGAAGATGCTTCTTGGAGAAGTTTCCCATTTATCCATTGACCCAAGGGTGATGGGTGCACGAGTAGCCCCTTCATTTGTAGCGGCTGATGGCTTTAAAGCAATTCGGCTTTCCCATGATCCGTATCGATTTCCCGACGCCGTTCTCATTAGCGATACGGCTGATTACTATGGTGAATCCAGTTTCAAAATCGAGACCTCTAGGGGGGATTATCTCAAAATGCAGAGTCGTCTTTTCAATCGTCTCTTCGGCGAATTTTCACCTGAAAAAGGCGATTTCGTCCTCGCCAGATCAGGAGATATCTTAGGGTTAATGATCAACAAGCAGTACTGTGTACTGCTTGATTCACTTGATTTTTCTTTCGAGATACCGGTCGGTTCTCTGTATTCTCAAGAGGAGGCGGAAACAGTTGCCCGAATCGTTCGATCGATCCACTCACAGCAGCCGATTGAACTACAGTAA